The genomic window AGGAGGACCAATGTCTTCACAAACTTTAAAAAAGTCTTGCTCTCTATTTTTACACACTTTAAAAATACTCATCATATTTTTTTCTCTAAATCTTTTTACATATTCTTGAGTCATAGGAAATTCTAAAGTTGTATCTCCGAAAATATGTACAAGACTAGGCTCTGATAATGCTCTAACAACTAAATCAGCTGTTACAGTAGAATCTTTTCCACCTGAAAAAGATAAGATGATATTTTCTAAAGGAAAATTTTTTCTTGTATTTTTTATAAATTCACAAGCTTCATCATATAGATAATTTAATCTTTCTTTATTAGCTTCAGTAAATTTTTCTATATGTTTATCAAAATATTCATATGTATTCTGATTTTTATACTCTTCTAATTTTTTTAATATATAATCAGAAGAATATTTTTTATATAATTTTGAATTTATCATTATAACTTCTCCATTTATATAATATCTATTATCTGAAACCCAAACACTATCTTTATAAAATTCCATTGGTTTATCTAAAAGTATTTCTATTAATAATCTTTCTTCTGGAAAAACAGGTCTTAAATCTGTTGATAAATATTTAAGTTTTCCTTTACAATGAGGACATTTTAATTTATCAATAGCATTTTCTTCTTTAATAATAGGTATATTACAGTCAGGACACCAATATATATTTATTGGTATATCACTTTCTGTTGGAGAACCACATATTTCACAAATCTCTTCTTGTGTTTCTCTGTTACATTTTTTACACCACATTATTAGAAAACTCCTTTTAAATTTTTGTAAATTCTCACATTTAAAAAGATTTTTTCTTCATGATAAAATTAAATTAATTTTAAAATTAAAGGAGTGATGTAAATGAAAAATAAGAAGAAAATTGAGATTAACCCTAAAAATATTGAAATTTATGAAAAGTATTTGAGAAGTTGTTATATAAAATCGAGGGATACTATTGATACAACTTATAAAGTTTATAAGAGTAATATGCACCAATTTCTAGAATATTTAAGAGACTTAGAAAACAATAGATATATAATTTCAGATAGTACTATCAAAAATTTTTATGATATTTGGGAAAGATATGCCAATGAGTGTATTCAAAAGGGAAATAATAACAGAACTATTAATAATAAAAGAACTGCAATTTCTACTTTTTATGATTGGTGTGAAAAAAGAGATATTATAAAATATAATCCTTTTAGAAAAATAGATACTTTAAAGATAACTTCAAATGATTTAAGAAGAGAGAGTTACTTTTTAACTCAAAAACAAATTTGGGAAATAAATTATCATATGGAAAAAGATACAAAGAATTTTGATATACAAGATAGAATTTTATTTAATCTGTTTTTAGATTCTGTAGGTAGAATATCAGCTATACATTCATTGAAAATTAGTCAATTAAAAATAGAAGAGAATATTTTTGAAAATGTTAGAGAAAAAGAGGGATATATAGTGTCAATTATTTTTTTTAATGAAACAAAAGAACTTATAAAAAAGTGGTTTGAAATAAGAAAAGAAAAAAATATTGAAAGTGATTTTTTATTTTTAACTTATTATAAAGATGAATATAAACAAATGACTAAAGAAACTATTAGAAATAGGGTAAAAAAAATGGGAAAAATTATAGGAATAAAAAGTTTTTATCCTCACTCTATAAGAAAAACTATTATAAATATAATAAGTAGTATTGGAAATATTTCAGATGGAGCTATTTTAGCTAATCATAAAGATAGTAAAGTAACTTCGGAATATTATATTAAACACCAAAAACAAAATGATATAAAAAATAGATTGATAGATTTAAGAATAAAAGCAGGTTTGTAAATTAGAAAATTTAATAAAAATAAAAAAACATTTAAAAGCCTTTTTCTAGTTTAAAAAGGAAAAAATAGCAATTTATTTAAAAATAATTTAAAAAAATGTAGTTTTTTTTTCACAAAAAATGGAAATTATAAAAAAAGTTTTCATAAATTTTCTAATTTATGAAAAACATTGAAAGTATATTTTTTCTGTATGTTATTAATATAGAATGTATTTACTTTTAACTAATTTTAATATATAATAAATGTGAGAATTTACTAAATCTTTATAACAAAAGGTGATAAGTATGGGATTAATTTCAAATACTAAAATCAATATGTATAATTCATTAGTTAACTCTATTTCTAATTCTGAAGAGATAATTATGAATGTTTCATTTGTAAGAGATTCAGGAATAAAACTGCTTATTTCAGAATTATTAAAAGCTAGAGATAATGGAAAGAGTATAAAAATTTTAATAAGTGACTATATGAAAATTACAGAACCTAATGCTTTATACAGGCTTTTAGATATAAAAGGTATTAAAATTCTTCACAGTATTTCAAATAAATCTTTTCACCCTAAAGCATATATATTCAAAAAATCAGATAACAAAATAGAAGTGTATATTGGCTCATCAAATATATCTTATTCAGCATTAGTGGATGGAATAGAATGGAACTATCACTTTTTAGGAGATAAAAACTCAAAAGAGATACAAGAAATTTTAGATGAATTTCAAGAGTTATATGAAAACAAAAGTTTTTATTTAACATTAGATTGGCTTAGAAAATACGAGAAGCAATACAAAAAACATTCCTTTGAAAGTGTAATAGATTTTACAAAACCTACTGATGAAAAAATAGAGCCTATTAAATTTCAGATACCAGCACTTTATGAACTAGCAAAAACAAGAGAAGAGGGGTATAAAAAAGCCTTAATAGTTGTAGGAACAGGACTTGGAAAAACTTTTTTATCAGCCTTTGACTCACAAAATTTTAATAGAATTCTTTTTATAGCTCATAGAGATGAAATTTTAAAAGACGCGTATAAAACATTTAAAAAAGTATATGGGGATAAAAAAACTTTTGGATTTTTCAACGGAGATGCAAAAGATATTGGTAGAGATATATTATTTGCTAGTGTCTACACCATAGGAAAAGATGAATATTTAACAGAGGAATATTTTTTACAAGACTATTTTGATTATATAGTTGTAGATGAATTTCATCATAGTACAGCCACAACTTATTCAAGAGTATTAAAATATTTCAAACCAAAATTTTTATTAGGACTTACTGCTACACCAGATAGAGCCGATAATGGAGATATTTATAAATTATGTGATTACAACATAGCCTATGAATGTGATTTTAAAGTAGGAATAAATAATGGTTGGCTAACTCCTTTTGAATATTACGGAATTTATGATGATACAGATTATGAGGTTATTCCTTGGAGAAATGGAAATTATGATTTAACTTCCTTAGAAAATTCTCTTATTGTAGAAAAAAGATTAAATTTAATCTATGAAAAATACATTCTTTTTAAGAAAAAATTTGCTGTTGGTTTCTGTGCAGGTGTTAGACATTGTAAAATAATGAGTGATTTCTTTAATAAAAAAGGGATAAAAAATAAGATAATTTTAGGGGAAACTCCTATAGAAGAAAGACAACAAACAATAGAAGATTTTAAATCAGGAAAAATAGATATAATATTTACAGTTGATGTATTTAATGAGGGGGTAGACATTCCTTGTATTGATACAGTTTTATTTTTAAGACCTACTTCTTCATATACAATATTTATTCAGCAATTAGGTAGAGGGCTTAGAACTTATGAGGGAAAAACAAAATTAAGAGTCCTTGACTTTGTAGGAAATTATAGAGGGGCTGAATTAAAAACTAATTTTTTAATGGGTAATTCACAAGGGAAGAGAGAAAGAATAATTCTTCCTAGTGATGGAGATTTTATACTTCCAGAAGGTTGTACAGCAAATTTTGATATGCGACTTATAGATTATTTTTCTATTACTAAAAATAAATCTCAAAAGATAATAGATAGATTAATAAGTGATTATAATCGTGTAAAAGAGTATTTAAACCACAGACCAAGTATAATGGACATTCACACTTTTGGAGAATATCCTGTAAATATTTATTTACAAAAATTTAAGTCGTGGTATAATTTCCAAAAAGAAGTAGATGATTTAACAGAAAATCAAAAGAGATATTCTGATAAGGTTATAGATTTTTTATTATTTTTAGAAAAAACTCCTATGACAAAATCCTATAAAATACCTCTACTATTATGTTTCTTTAAAAATACTTTGCCAGAGATTGTATCTTTAAAAGAGATTGGAGAAAATTTCAAAGAATTTTATAGTGATGAAGTATACAGAAAGGACTTAAATAATAAAAAACACGAAAACTTATCTTCTTGGAAAAATAGAGATTATGAAAAATTAGCTCTTACAAATCCTATTAAATTTTTAACAGAAAATGTAAAAAATAGAGAGTTTTTTATTTATGAAAATGATAACTTTATTTTAAATAAAGATTTATATATAGAAATTTCCAATGATAAAGATTTATTAGGTGAAATTTTAGAGAGATTAAATTATAGAAATATTAATTATTTTAGAAGGAAATATATGGAGGACTAATGTCTATAGATTTTTATAATGAAAATGCTTTAAATTTTTTTGAAAACACAGTTAATTCTGATATGAAAGATTTATATAGTTTATTTTTAAAAGAATTACATAAAAAAGCTTCTATTTTAGATTTAGGTTGTGGAAGTGGAAGAGATTCAAAATATTTTATAGATAATGGTTATAAAGTTGTAGCAAGTGATTTTTCAAAGGAGCTTTCAATACTAGCTTCTCAATATATTGGACAAGAGGTAGTGGTAGAGGATATGAGAAAAATTACTTATGAAAATATTTTTGATGGTATTTGGGCTTGTGCTTCTATGCTTCATCTTACAGAAAATGAAATTATAGATACTCTTAATAGATGTTACAAAGCTCTAAAAAAACAAGGAATTATTTATCTTTCTTTTAAATATGGAAATGAAAATTATAAAAAAGATGGAAGAAGTTTTACTTGTTTTACAGAGGAAAAATTTTTAAATCTTCTTTCTAATACAAAATTAAAATGTAAATTTATATTGCAAACTAATGATGTTAGAAAAGGTAGAGAAAATGAAAAATGGCTAAATGTAATTTTATATA from Fusobacterium sp. FSA-380-WT-3A includes these protein-coding regions:
- a CDS encoding tyrosine-type recombinase/integrase, yielding MKNKKKIEINPKNIEIYEKYLRSCYIKSRDTIDTTYKVYKSNMHQFLEYLRDLENNRYIISDSTIKNFYDIWERYANECIQKGNNNRTINNKRTAISTFYDWCEKRDIIKYNPFRKIDTLKITSNDLRRESYFLTQKQIWEINYHMEKDTKNFDIQDRILFNLFLDSVGRISAIHSLKISQLKIEENIFENVREKEGYIVSIIFFNETKELIKKWFEIRKEKNIESDFLFLTYYKDEYKQMTKETIRNRVKKMGKIIGIKSFYPHSIRKTIINIISSIGNISDGAILANHKDSKVTSEYYIKHQKQNDIKNRLIDLRIKAGL
- a CDS encoding bifunctional 2-polyprenyl-6-hydroxyphenol methylase/3-demethylubiquinol 3-O-methyltransferase UbiG — protein: MSIDFYNENALNFFENTVNSDMKDLYSLFLKELHKKASILDLGCGSGRDSKYFIDNGYKVVASDFSKELSILASQYIGQEVVVEDMRKITYENIFDGIWACASMLHLTENEIIDTLNRCYKALKKQGIIYLSFKYGNENYKKDGRSFTCFTEEKFLNLLSNTKLKCKFILQTNDVRKGRENEKWLNVILYK
- a CDS encoding DEAD/DEAH box helicase family protein; the encoded protein is MGLISNTKINMYNSLVNSISNSEEIIMNVSFVRDSGIKLLISELLKARDNGKSIKILISDYMKITEPNALYRLLDIKGIKILHSISNKSFHPKAYIFKKSDNKIEVYIGSSNISYSALVDGIEWNYHFLGDKNSKEIQEILDEFQELYENKSFYLTLDWLRKYEKQYKKHSFESVIDFTKPTDEKIEPIKFQIPALYELAKTREEGYKKALIVVGTGLGKTFLSAFDSQNFNRILFIAHRDEILKDAYKTFKKVYGDKKTFGFFNGDAKDIGRDILFASVYTIGKDEYLTEEYFLQDYFDYIVVDEFHHSTATTYSRVLKYFKPKFLLGLTATPDRADNGDIYKLCDYNIAYECDFKVGINNGWLTPFEYYGIYDDTDYEVIPWRNGNYDLTSLENSLIVEKRLNLIYEKYILFKKKFAVGFCAGVRHCKIMSDFFNKKGIKNKIILGETPIEERQQTIEDFKSGKIDIIFTVDVFNEGVDIPCIDTVLFLRPTSSYTIFIQQLGRGLRTYEGKTKLRVLDFVGNYRGAELKTNFLMGNSQGKRERIILPSDGDFILPEGCTANFDMRLIDYFSITKNKSQKIIDRLISDYNRVKEYLNHRPSIMDIHTFGEYPVNIYLQKFKSWYNFQKEVDDLTENQKRYSDKVIDFLLFLEKTPMTKSYKIPLLLCFFKNTLPEIVSLKEIGENFKEFYSDEVYRKDLNNKKHENLSSWKNRDYEKLALTNPIKFLTENVKNREFFIYENDNFILNKDLYIEISNDKDLLGEILERLNYRNINYFRRKYMED